The Vitis vinifera cultivar Pinot Noir 40024 chromosome 3, ASM3070453v1 region ttagagAAGTGTGTTCTAACATTCCTCATGCATTTTGGCACAGGAAGCAGCATGAGGTAGAATTACCTTATGAGCCTgattttagtgagaaaaatattcccactaaagcaagaccaatccaaatgaacaaggaTTTGTTGAGCTattgtgaaaaagaaatccAGGATCTCATTGATAAGAAGTTGATAAGGAAGTCTAAGTCCCCTTGGAGTTGTTCTACCTTTTATGTTCAGAAACAAGCTGAACTTGAAAGAGGAACACCTAGACTGGTCATCAACTATAAGCCCCTCAATGATGTTTTAGGTCCCAGACCTTCAAGCAAGTCACTAaggctaatccctctcaaaaggaattagcatcaaactcctctttttcaaataagcaaattgtggtggctgtcAACCCtacacctctttcaacaaaatcaagatattggcaaaatgatttaaatcaatctcttttggttattaaaagagaatttttctctgaaaaccccagagagattgctgcaaaagctTTTCAAGAGAATTCTgatttcatgtcaaacttagagaaaactttggacttcactaatctttgaaggaggtcttttttatttgggataggATACCTGATccatcttatatatatatatatatatatatatataattaaaaataaataataatgtgcAAGACCTTCAATGCACAATAACCCTAATATTTTCGGATTGGTATTTTTCTAACCCAAGCCCGACCCGACCCGAATGCATTCAAACCTTACTTGCCAACCTAAATAATGGGTTGGACACTGCCCAAAAAGAGGAGTTTCAATACAAGCTTATGAAACAAAAGATATCCTCTCAGCCACAATGGACTGCTTACCATTCCAATGCATCCCAAGCACTTGAAATTTAAATCAACTTGGAGGGGTTTTAACAGGTTTTGTGTGAAATTTCTGCTTAAAGAATGCATTAGCAGGATAATACACTTTTTTTCAGGTAAAAGATTGATCATCTTTTCGGGTTTACAGCAAATAAAAATGCACTTTATATCACACGATAATCATCAAGATCTCACTCTTTGAGAGTGTAATGAATTGCTAAAAGGATACAAGCAGAGACATCTCAATCAAAGTATATATTGTTTAGGAATGCTATTTCTCACAATAAGGTTTGATGAAAATAGTAAAATACAATGTGAATGTGAAAGAATTTGTAAGTATTCTTTCTCCAATTAATGAATCAATTCATCAAATTTTGAATGGAAGATCAAAGTGAACAGTCAATTCAAAACCCGACTGCCTTCTCAATCccagaaggaaaaaagagaacaTAAGAACTCTAAATGTGTCAAGACAACTAGTTTAGCAGATGTACTTTTCACCTGCAGTTTTTCTTGAAAATGCAAAGGCTGCTCAAAGTTGATAAGCTTTTCAAACGGCAGAACTTTTCCAAGTTATATAAGATGAAACATTTCTAAAGCATCTAAGTCTTTACATTATAGAGGAACCTGAAAGAATGTTGAAGTAACCTCTTTCCCTGGTGGAGATGTTGGGATGTACCTCTGCTATGACTGTTGCAGATGCTTGAATTCTTGACAATCAGCTCCAACTTCATTTAGTGCCAAGAAGAGCCTCGGTGCAATCTTAGTTAACATCAATTTGAAACCAACCGATGTAGAATTTGTATTGCTTCTATCACTTGTAGAGGCATCCTTTGAGAGAGAGCCAATTAAGTAGCCTTTCATGTATGCATCACAGGCCTTGAGAATGTAATAGCCCTGCCTCTTGAAATGGTCTTTGACAAGCTCTTCGAAGTCCTGGTCATGGTAGGAGTTGATCAAAAACTTGTCTTATGTCATAGAAGCAGCAACATCCACTTTTAGGAAACATATGGAAATAACAACtcagaaaaactatttttagattttgataatttgtaaaatttctAAGCAAcagataaaaatcaaaattatttcaaaactaATGGTCACCTTGGTTTGCAATCACAACATCCCAtaaagaacaagaaaacaagACGAAGGGAAAATCTAAAGAACCAAGCATTTGGCAAGACAATCGAACATAAAGCCTTTGTATTTGGCAATGTACCCTCATTCAGTTTAATAAAACAAGATGGCAGCTTGCCAAATACATACTGGCAAGAAAAGTGATGCACAAGGTGAGCATAAAGCAGCCATTTTGTGCCTGGGCTGAATCTGGAGGTAATATTTTGGAAAATCCATGTAGTATATTAGATTTTTATGTAAGGTTAGTCCTAGtccttcaaaatttaaaaggaggctgaattttttttagaaatcattCAGTGCTTCTCGACTTCATGCCAAAACCACCTGAGCGGGTTTGTTAGCAACAATACTGTTTGACCTAATTATGAGCAATACAATAGATAGCTAAAAGTCTCAAAGGCAAGGTACAACTTTATAGGTAACATAGTTTTGGCAGTTGAGGTCTATAATGACGCAGCAGCTATTTTTTTGCCAAAAAGCCTCTATGCTTCAGGCACCGTGAAAGAAAGGCCACCTACAAGTAATATAATGATCACTGGAAACAGTAAAAATATGAAACAGAATGAGAATCAGAAACAATAAGAATCTAATATATTACCTTGGGGGGTTTCCGCATGAGATACATCATAGTTTTGCAATTTAGCAAGAAAGTGTTCTCATTGTAGGACAAtgaatttttctctccttcagcAGTCCCTATTTGCTTGTCATAGCCGGCTTCATTAAAATATGGCTTCGAGTTTAGCACCAATCCCTGGAGTGAAACTAGGACTTGAAGGATGCTTGAGGACACTGGATCCCATACTTCATTTCCTCTGCCAGTCCAGGTGTTTAAAAGGCTAAGACACACCTTGCCTTCCTCGTACAGATTTGGGTTTATCCGCCACCCACCAGAATGATAGTATGCTGACTGCAACATCACAGAAACAGTCACAAGACAAAtggaaagaataatttttttttttttcaaaaaattccaAGCAATTTATGTAGAACTCTTTAAACAATGGCAGAGCTTTAGCTTTTGCTTCTGCTCTGCGAGCCAAACAATCAAACAACACAATTGGTTCTTACCGGTGGAACATCAGGGTACTCTGGTGGAAGgtgaaaatcaaagaagaagagACCATCTTGGTAAGGAGTTCCATATGCCCCGGCTATCACAGCCCTTAGGAGATCCATTCGATCTTCATACACTCGCACATAGATCCCATCTGCAAAGAATCCTTCATGTGTTATGAAATGTtgctaatattaattttttttttcagaatccTAGAATGTCTTACAAATATTCAAGATACTAATGCATTGCATACCAGGCAGGTTATTCTGAAGGATGCTCCAATCTTGCTGAACCTTCTTGAGCCACTTCCTCCCATTGCTATTCTGTAAATACAATTAACGTGTTGGGGTTCAATAATTCATAATTGATTCAACGTGCTATAAGGTAATAAGGGAACATCTAAAAGGCTGAATATACaaatatgcaaaataaataGCAAAGACAGTCAACAGAGCAAGGACATAACAATGAACTTGAAAAaccaagaataaaaatttaataaatttctcaatgcaataaagaaaaaaatatatagaaaactGGAACAATTAAGAAGAAATACAGATAAAATATCAAACAAGAATCTTATTTATAACTCTCTGTCCCTGAGCTTCACCTTCCTAATTATTCGAGCAACATCCAATATGATACAAATTGCATAAATATTTAATGAATATTCTAAACAGTATACTGAAAAAATGCCCTGCAATATGAAAGTCATACAATTATCAAAATGAAAACCCCACTGGCTCATTATGTATTATAAGCTTGCATGAGTAGAAGGATAACCATTTGAAACGATGACATAAACCATACAACACTGAAACAATCAATCAAGGAGGGAATTATTCTTATTCTTTATATTCTAACATAAGGAGGAAAATAACATTCACCTGCCCACTTGCACCAATAAAATAATGGTCCAAAGGATCTTTAGCAATATCAAAGCGTTTGAAACTGCACGATTCATACTCATGGCATGCTAGAGCATCTGGGTCGTTGGCCCTTAGATTCACTAAGGCCTCAGCCATATCCAAAGAATCAGTAACCTCAACCCCAACATGCTCCTCTTCTTTTTCATGAGTAGTTTGCAGACCAAAATTGTCAATGACATTATTTGGAGAGTTAGTCTCATCATGCGAAACCTTTATCTGAGAAGGCTTAATTGCTCCTTGTGATTGGAGTTCATTTTCACCTTCAGAATCCGAAGAAGGTGGTTCTACATGTTTCCTTCCCCGTGAGAATATGCCAGTAGCCAGTCTGGTAACAAACCCCAGGGCAGCTAATGGAAGAGATAATGCCCCATTTCTCCCAGGATTGTTATCTTCAACAGTTGTGTGCTCTTCAGTCTCAGGATCAGTGTCAGCAGTATTTGGCAGCCCAATTTCCTGAAACAAAATCAATTTGCATTATTCatttaacaaaagaaagaaTCATTGGAAGAACTGAATAAACGTAACGTACAAACAGGCAAATAAGGACAGTCTCTAAAGGAAAGCAATTCAATCATGTGGTGTGCATCCAGGGGGTTGCCCAACCATTTGATTGTCACATCATTTAGATAACACAAGGCAAGACATCTTCCAACATGAAGATTCCAATCCTCTGATATAATGCTCTCAAACTTCTAAAGTAAATAAATGTCAATCAGGCAATGTGTATAAGACCTCCAGTACCATGTTTTAGGCTCATTTGATATCCAAATGAGGAGACAAGCCACAAAAGTAAAATTTGCCCAACTCTTTCTTGCGAATCCTAATCTACGAGAGCTGGTGAGGGCACATTAGATAACATGTTTCCTCCCTGCATGTGCATCAAATATATAGTCTCTGGTACACTGACAGCTAacctattttaaaatcaatcattaaaTCAATGACACCCAACGGTTCCAAAAGAAACTAACCTCTTTAGCATTCTCAAGGGCATCCATTTCATCATCATTTACAGTTTCCCAACTAGCAGCATCATCACTAACTTCACTCCCACCAGCAATTgactcatcatcatcatctcgACCAACAACATAAACTGCTTGAGGTCCGACCTAGTGCCAAACCACCGGAAAAAAAGATATAGTTATTATTACACAAGTAAATGTATCATGAAATCTTTTTATGCACTCTGGATGGCTAAGAaaagtcaaagaaaataaattttgaaatctcACAACTACAATTTCAACCCCAGGTGGTCATGAGGTTccaaattttggtttttcttccCTTAATGTACCAAGACCATTAGGGTATGCATTGGATACCATCATCAGGCTTCTACAAATATCCTTGGGGTTTAAAGTCACATCATTCATCTCCCACTGCACAAATTTGATTGCTTTAAGCAGCTAGAGATCTTCAATCCCTGATTGAAATGTTAATTAAAATTCGAGTCACAGTCCACAGTTCCTAAATTCTTGAAATCACCAAGCTCATAGAAGGGGGAAGCAAAGGTGACTGGTAAGTTCTAGTGCTATAAGTACACAAACACCAAGTAGCTAATCATGCAAAGTTTTAGAAtcaagataatatttatcatgAAATAATGCCAATTAGGAAGAGAGATTAGTatctaaaaatatgaatataccGTTGAAACCATCCCATCAGCCCATGTAACTTCAATATCGCCATTTTTAAGACCAGTTATATTCCCAACCCAAGAGAGATCTGAGAAGTCCATACAAGCTCCATCTGCAGATTCATCCTCCACTTTCTTACATCCAGAGTTATTGTTCAGATCTTGTTTAACCTCATTTGAACCACTTTGCTGCTTTGGTTCCTCCTCTACAGCAGTACCCGTATGGGCAGAGACAGAAACTGGGGACAACCGAACAACTACGTCCCCATAACAATAATCATAGTCCAGATGCCCCTCAAGCTCATAGACGCTTACAACTTCCTCCCTATCAAACTCTCGAGGATCTTCGGCCCTGACAACTGGCTTTAACCACCTCACACAAGCTGTTCGCTCCTTTGCATTAACACTTTTCACAACACCAACACGCCTAACTTCAGAAGCATCATCACTCTCATCAGAGGCCTTCTCCACCACATACTGTTCAGAAACAAATTCATGATCACCAGGACTATCAATTGGAATCAAAGTAGTTGATGGCAGTCCACGTGCTGTTGTTCCATCTTGCCATGAAACATCAACTCTAGTCCTTGTATTCACAATCAAAAGTGCTTTTTCATAATTGTCCTCCTTTTTCCGAGTCTTCTTATCTCTCCTAACAACAAGTTTACGGATCTTTTTTCGATGAAGAAGCCAAGTTTCATGGACAGGTTCCTTTGAAACGGATACTGAACTACTACAAGGACTAGATTGTGATGAAGCGTTGCCTTCAATATTTCTGTTATTTACATCCACTGCAGACACTGCATCAAGATCCATTGATTCACCAGTACCATGTGCTTCCTCTAGCAAGACCTCTTCCTGATCACACCTGCTTCTTGATTTACTAGAATCTAATTCTCCTTGGACAGAATCATGAGGTTCTAATTCAGATTGGCCCTTGTCCTGGGTGATGGAGGATGATAGTGCTAATGATGGAAGAAGACACCAGTCACCCACTTGCCAATTTGCATGTGCAAAACAAGACAGCAGTTTTAAATTCTTTGGATTCTGCTCTTCAGCTGGGGTGGTAGAAGAATCAGGCCCATAGCCAGCAGATGCTATCCAATATATAAACACTGACCCAACTGTAACTTTAGTAACGGTACCTTCCAACCGGTTAGCTTTCCACAATCCAGATAGCCACCTAGAATTCTTGAAAACTGATGAAGAACGTGCTCTTACCCGCTGACCAGGGTAGTATGGAAAATGTCCATCTTCAAGAATATTCTTTGTAACTGGTTTAAGACGCAGTGGGTCAGCCTTCATAACTTTACACACGGAACCATCATCAAATGACACAGTCACATTATCCAACACATCATCAATTCTACCCAGCCAGGGCCCAAGAACTACATAATCACCCACAGCAAAATCCCTTACACGTTTCAGGTCTCTGGATGAGACTTGTTCTATAATAGTTCCATCAATGGGTAACAAATCAATGGAGATATTGACATCCACCACAACACCTACTTGTCCAGTAGGGTCTGAAGCAGAAGCAACATAATCCCCATGCATGAATCCCCTATCAATTACAGTCACATCATTAAGATTTTCGGTTGTCTCAGAGTCATCCATCCAAAGTACTCGAACCTGATCATCTGGGAGAGGACTGCTCTTATAGTTACCACCACTTCTATTCCCATCACTACTCGCATTGGTATTGCCATGGTTGTCACCTTCTTCATTTCCACCAGTTTCATCTTCATCgttgtcatcatcttcttcttcttcatcatcagtAATGCTGCTATCCGAATCCGAGTCACCAGCAACTTCAGACACAATTCCTATCATGCCAACTTCGTTGCTCCTAACAACGTCTTGTCTATAAATGCAAGGGATATTAAGAGTCTCCTTGGCAACATCTGGCATTTTGGTGGCTTCGTTGCTCTCATAAATGGCATTTGAATCAGAAAGAATACCATTTACTGTCGCATCACCTTGGTCCAAAGTAGTGTTATCATGCACACTAGTGCTAGGTTCATCAACTTGGGAAACACCATCTTGTTGATTGATTCTCATCTGAAACCATGTACAGAAATGAACAAGTTCAAAACAATTAAGATGTATTATCATAACACTAGTACTAGGTTCATCAACTTAGGAAACAACATCTTGTTGATTGATTCCTAGCTGAAACCATGTACAGAAATGAACAAGTTCAAAACAATTAAGATGTATTATCATAACACTAGTACTAGGTTCATCAACTTAGGAAACAACATCTTGTTGATTGATTCCTAGCTGAAACCATGTACAGAAATGAACaagttcaaataaaattaaataaacaattaaCATGTATTATCATATATATCAAACAGGAAGTGGATATCAACCTTACTCAAATCACATACATTGATTGAGCTTATTTGCTTACTACACACACTCCTCAAATTTTTCTTAcataaaatactatatttttccACAGGCTACCACAATCAAACAGCACGTTTATAACATCCGCATATAGAGATTTAAGCCCTCCCAAGATTCATTCCCTAAATGGCATCCTAGTCTCAAACCAGGAGCTCGCAGCAACTCAATGGGTGTGCCCTCTCGATAACCTTATCACCAAATAGTCTCATAAGTTTTCTTGCACAAAACCCCAgacttcttttaaaaattttccataATTCTTTCTCCAAAATCAAACAACTAGTTCCTCTGTACACACTATTTCTGGCAGCCCAACTGATATTCGAGCTGTttccacccaaaaaaaaaaaaacacattccCGTCGACTTTTTCTAAAATCACCAAAAATATTTCTCACCACACAATCATCTAGACAACAAATTCTTCAATCACAGAATCCCAAACccaaattaaatcaataaatcaaacttACAACCGATCATAAGAAACGAGCAAAAATTGAAAAGACAGCAACAAAAACCCCTGCAGCAGCTCAAgattaaaaaacaaaccaaTCATTTGATTCCATCGATACAAACGAGCTGGAATCGGGCATTAATACGAGTGCCAGAGATCacaaaacaaccaaaagaaaatgagaaaaaaaaaaacaaaaaaacaaaaaaatccaaaaataaagaaagggtTTGAGAATCGAAGCAGCTGTAATTGCAGGATTTCAGAAAGATCGTACCTTGAAAACCAGCGATTCGAAAAGAGGAGGAAAAAGATGAAGCGAGAGAGCTGTCTCCTGAACGGCTTTGGGCTGTTGGTTTAATACTGAttgtataaggaaaaaaaataaaaggaaaaaaaaaacagagaggaGGGGCGGGATGGTAATTTCGGATGGTTGAACTGTTGGagtgttttttcttaaaatgacATTTGATGGTTTGATGGCGGATCAGAACCGTCCGATGTGATGACTaggtttagaattttttttgaaaattgaattgaaatcaTTTTGAACAAGACTTTAGTTGAAGCAAAGCAAAGAAATGGGATGCTTTCTTAGGGCATAGGACAGTGGTA contains the following coding sequences:
- the LOC100258896 gene encoding probable ubiquitin-conjugating enzyme E2 23 isoform X2, whose translation is MRINQQDGVSQVDEPSTSVHDNTTLDQGDATVNGILSDSNAIYESNEATKMPDVAKETLNIPCIYRQDVVRSNEVGMIGIVSEVAGDSDSDSSITDDEEEEDDDNDEDETGGNEEGDNHGNTNASSDGNRSGGNYKSSPLPDDQVRVLWMDDSETTENLNDVTVIDRGFMHGDYVASASDPTGQVGVVVDVNISIDLLPIDGTIIEQVSSRDLKRVRDFAVGDYVVLGPWLGRIDDVLDNVTVSFDDGSVCKVMKADPLRLKPVTKNILEDGHFPYYPGQRVRARSSSVFKNSRWLSGLWKANRLEGTVTKVTVGSVFIYWIASAGYGPDSSTTPAEEQNPKNLKLLSCFAHANWQVGDWCLLPSLALSSSITQDKGQSELEPHDSVQGELDSSKSRSRCDQEEVLLEEAHGTGESMDLDAVSAVDVNNRNIEGNASSQSSPCSSSVSVSKEPVHETWLLHRKKIRKLVVRRDKKTRKKEDNYEKALLIVNTRTRVDVSWQDGTTARGLPSTTLIPIDSPGDHEFVSEQYVVEKASDESDDASEVRRVGVVKSVNAKERTACVRWLKPVVRAEDPREFDREEVVSVYELEGHLDYDYCYGDVVVRLSPVSVSAHTGTAVEEEPKQQSGSNEVKQDLNNNSGCKKVEDESADGACMDFSDLSWVGNITGLKNGDIEVTWADGMVSTVGPQAVYVVGRDDDDESIAGGSEVSDDAASWETVNDDEMDALENAKEEIGLPNTADTDPETEEHTTVEDNNPGRNGALSLPLAALGFVTRLATGIFSRGRKHVEPPSSDSEGENELQSQGAIKPSQIKVSHDETNSPNNVIDNFGLQTTHEKEEEHVGVEVTDSLDMAEALVNLRANDPDALACHEYESCSFKRFDIAKDPLDHYFIGASGQNSNGRKWLKKVQQDWSILQNNLPDGIYVRVYEDRMDLLRAVIAGAYGTPYQDGLFFFDFHLPPEYPDVPPSAYYHSGGWRINPNLYEEGKVCLSLLNTWTGRGNEVWDPVSSSILQVLVSLQGLVLNSKPYFNEAGYDKQIGTAEGEKNSLSYNENTFLLNCKTMMYLMRKPPKVAFLSRCLKHRGFLAKK
- the LOC100258896 gene encoding probable ubiquitin-conjugating enzyme E2 23 isoform X1, giving the protein MRINQQDGVSQVDEPSTSVHDNTTLDQGDATVNGILSDSNAIYESNEATKMPDVAKETLNIPCIYRQDVVRSNEVGMIGIVSEVAGDSDSDSSITDDEEEEDDDNDEDETGGNEEGDNHGNTNASSDGNRSGGNYKSSPLPDDQVRVLWMDDSETTENLNDVTVIDRGFMHGDYVASASDPTGQVGVVVDVNISIDLLPIDGTIIEQVSSRDLKRVRDFAVGDYVVLGPWLGRIDDVLDNVTVSFDDGSVCKVMKADPLRLKPVTKNILEDGHFPYYPGQRVRARSSSVFKNSRWLSGLWKANRLEGTVTKVTVGSVFIYWIASAGYGPDSSTTPAEEQNPKNLKLLSCFAHANWQVGDWCLLPSLALSSSITQDKGQSELEPHDSVQGELDSSKSRSRCDQEEVLLEEAHGTGESMDLDAVSAVDVNNRNIEGNASSQSSPCSSSVSVSKEPVHETWLLHRKKIRKLVVRRDKKTRKKEDNYEKALLIVNTRTRVDVSWQDGTTARGLPSTTLIPIDSPGDHEFVSEQYVVEKASDESDDASEVRRVGVVKSVNAKERTACVRWLKPVVRAEDPREFDREEVVSVYELEGHLDYDYCYGDVVVRLSPVSVSAHTGTAVEEEPKQQSGSNEVKQDLNNNSGCKKVEDESADGACMDFSDLSWVGNITGLKNGDIEVTWADGMVSTVGPQAVYVVGRDDDDESIAGGSEVSDDAASWETVNDDEMDALENAKEEIGLPNTADTDPETEEHTTVEDNNPGRNGALSLPLAALGFVTRLATGIFSRGRKHVEPPSSDSEGENELQSQGAIKPSQIKVSHDETNSPNNVIDNFGLQTTHEKEEEHVGVEVTDSLDMAEALVNLRANDPDALACHEYESCSFKRFDIAKDPLDHYFIGASGQNSNGRKWLKKVQQDWSILQNNLPDGIYVRVYEDRMDLLRAVIAGAYGTPYQDGLFFFDFHLPPEYPDVPPSAYYHSGGWRINPNLYEEGKVCLSLLNTWTGRGNEVWDPVSSSILQVLVSLQGLVLNSKPYFNEAGYDKQIGTAEGEKNSLSYNENTFLLNCKTMMYLMRKPPKDFEELVKDHFKRQGYYILKACDAYMKGYLIGSLSKDASTSDRSNTNSTSVGFKLMLTKIAPRLFLALNEVGADCQEFKHLQQS